Proteins from a genomic interval of Capsicum annuum cultivar UCD-10X-F1 chromosome 4, UCD10Xv1.1, whole genome shotgun sequence:
- the LOC107869051 gene encoding uncharacterized protein LOC107869051: MKVVYGVDINYMKSSDITSCTKTALGRRFEDILTLNGAKALQIMVKAAASYLYCVYESERKYIIDIEHGTCNCDRYKIDEIPCPHIIAVLKTKNVGDYGPYYSKLYRPKTIVKTYELPIVPIPEMKAWNVPQFVEDEEVLPPKYRRPPGRPKKESHFKSSESLSSSSNYCGKCGRAGHNRHTCDFIPKKS, from the exons agcagtgACATTACATCTTGTACCAAGACAGCATTAGGGAGAAGATTTGAAGATATTCTAACTCTTAATGGGGCTAAGGCTTTACAGATAATG GTTAAGGCAGCTGCAAGTTATCTTTACTGTGTATATGAATCCGAAAGAAAATACATTATCGATATTGAACATGGCACGTGCAACTGTGACCGgtataaaattgatgaaataccctGTCCACACATAATTGCCGTATTAAAGACTAAAAATGTAGGAGATTATGGCCCTTACTACTCAAAATTGTACAGGCCAAAAACCATTGTTAAGACGTATGAACTTCCGATAGTTCCAATACCAGAGATGAAGGCTTGGAATGTTCCTCAATTTGTAGAAGATGAAGAAGTTCTACCGCCTAAATACAGAAGACCTCCGGGTAGGCCAAAAAAAGAAAGTCATTTCAAATCAAGTGAATCACTTTCTTCAAGTTCAAACTATTGTGGTAAATGCGGGCGTGCAGGTCACAACCGACACACGTGCGATTTTATTCCAAAGAAATCAtga